A genomic region of Sander lucioperca isolate FBNREF2018 chromosome 6, SLUC_FBN_1.2, whole genome shotgun sequence contains the following coding sequences:
- the LOC116041667 gene encoding zinc finger protein Eos isoform X1, whose protein sequence is MDVDDCNGRSCISASGDSSMEREFSGALGGPTVSTPNSKETSPSRSLSANSIKVELYSDEDPGRSTEDERVERVDEGCLEQGSEAVGGYRELTNPETMQAGATRLPNGKLKCDICGMICIGPNVLMVHKRSHTGERPFQCNQCGASFTQKGNLLRHIKLHSGEKPFKCPFCSYACRRRDALTGHLRTHAVSSPTVGKPYKCSYCGRSYKQQSTLEEHRERCHSYLQSLESQQPSSAQNPGEEMRELEFIPDSLLQPSSDKMAFIDRLTNSITKRKRSTPQKFVGQKNIRLNLADAPYEFTAGLDKDGEMNAGDLETPHFTGLGGEYAGVAGNGGGGVSDTLRPLRLPTTHPSCLSELRLIHSSIHTSVALGPRLDCTGTGAGLGAAAVGGREAAEGHEDLPAGRSHAPSPNNGCQDSTDTESMPDEPCNSTAPTPTLHSNNGHHLQHSNNHHPAPHPVAPHRSRDRRSPSHAKDREVEREDGGHSALPAPVLAPTPSSPTAPSSTSREAFRVVDGEGRAVRSFRCEHCRVLFLDHVMFTIHMGCHGFRQPFECNICGHRSQDRYEFSSHIVRGEHILD, encoded by the exons ATGGATGTTGATGACTGCAATGGCCGGTCTTGCATATCAG CTAGTGGAGACTCTTCGATGGAAAGAGAGTTTTCTGGGGCCCTTGGAGGTCCAACAGTGAGCACCCCTAACAGCAAGGAGACCTCCCCTAGTCGCTCCCTCAGTG CCAACTCCATTAAAGTGGAGCTGTACAGTGATGAAGACCCAGGTCGCAGTACTGAAGATGAAAGAGTGGAGCGGGTAGACGAAGGATGTCTAGAGCAGGGATCTGAAGCTGTCGGAGGCTACAGGGAGCTCACCAATCCTGAAACCATGCAAGCTGGAGCCACCAGACTGCCTAATGGAAAGCTCAAGTGTGACATCTGTGGAATGATCTGCATTGGGCCTAATGTTCTCATGGTGCACAAACGCAGCCATACAG GTGAGCGACCATTCCAGTGTAATCAGTGTGGCGCCTCCTTTACTCAAAAGGGTAACCTGCTCCGCCACATCAAGCTGCACTCAGGGGAGAAGCCCTTTAAATGTCCGTTCTGCAGCTATGCCTGTCGAAGACGAGATGCGCTCACTGGCCACCTTCGCACTCATGCAG TCTCCTCTCCAACTGTAGGAAAGCCGTATAAGTGCAGTTATTGTGGCCGTAGTTACAAGCAGCAGAGCACCCTGGAGGAGCACCGTGAGCGCTGCCACAGCTACTTACAGAGTCTGGAGTCACAGCAGCCATCCAGTGCACAGAATCCAG gagaggagatgagagagcTAGAGTTTATACCAGACTCTCTACTGCAACCCTCCTCAGACAAGATGGCATTTATTGATCGGCTCACCAACAGCATCACCAAACGCAAGAGATCCACACCACAAAAATTTGTAG GACAGAAGAACATACGCCTTAACCTTGCAGATGCACCTTATGAGTTCACCGCTGGTTTGGATAAAGATGGAGAGATGAACGCAGGGGACCTTGAAACCCCGCACTTTACTGGTCTGGGAGGAGAATACGCAGGTGTAGCAGGtaatggaggaggaggggtgtcAGACACACTGAGGCCTCTACGCCTTCCCACCACTCACCCTTCATGTTTATCAGAACTCAGGCTGATCCACAGCTCCATTCACACCTCTGTCGCTCTAGGCCCGAGGCTGGATTGTACAGGGACTGGAGCTGGGCTGGGAGCTGCGGCTGTAGGGGGGAGGGAGGCAGCAGAGGGCCACGAAGACCTGCCTGCTGGTCGCAGTCACGCACCCTCACCTAACAATGGTTGCCAGGACTCTACAGACACAGAGAGCATGCCAGATGAGCCTTGCAACAGTACCGCTCCGACTCCAACCCTGCACAGTAACAACGGCCATCATCTTCAACACTCCAACAACCACCACCCAGCGCCTCATCCCGTTGCACCCCACAGGAGTCGGGACAGACGTAGTCCCAGCCACGCCAAAGACAGGGAGGTGGAAAGAGAGGATGGAGGCCACTCAGCCCTTCCAGCTCCTGTCCTCGCGCCAACTCCAAGCTCACCCACAGcgccctcctccacctccaggGAGGCGTTTCGGGTTGTAGACGGGGAAGGGCGAGCTGTGCGCTCTTTCCGTTGCGAGCACTGCCGTGTGCTTTTCCTGGACCATGTCATGTTTACCATCCACATGGGCTGCCACGGTTTTCGCCAGCCTTTTGAGTGTAACATCTGTGGCCACCGCAGTCAGGACCGCTATGAATTTTCTTCACACATCGTCCGCGGGGAGCACATCCTTGACTGA
- the LOC116041667 gene encoding zinc finger protein Eos isoform X2 — MDVDDCNGRSCISASGDSSMEREFSGALGGPTVSTPNSKETSPSRSLSANSIKVELYSDEDPGRSTEDERVERVDEGCLEQGSEAVGGYRELTNPETMQAGATRLPNGKLKCDICGMICIGPNVLMVHKRSHTGERPFQCNQCGASFTQKGNLLRHIKLHSGEKPFKCPFCSYACRRRDALTGHLRTHAVSSPTVGKPYKCSYCGRSYKQQSTLEEHRERCHSYLQSLESQQPSSAQNPGQKNIRLNLADAPYEFTAGLDKDGEMNAGDLETPHFTGLGGEYAGVAGNGGGGVSDTLRPLRLPTTHPSCLSELRLIHSSIHTSVALGPRLDCTGTGAGLGAAAVGGREAAEGHEDLPAGRSHAPSPNNGCQDSTDTESMPDEPCNSTAPTPTLHSNNGHHLQHSNNHHPAPHPVAPHRSRDRRSPSHAKDREVEREDGGHSALPAPVLAPTPSSPTAPSSTSREAFRVVDGEGRAVRSFRCEHCRVLFLDHVMFTIHMGCHGFRQPFECNICGHRSQDRYEFSSHIVRGEHILD; from the exons ATGGATGTTGATGACTGCAATGGCCGGTCTTGCATATCAG CTAGTGGAGACTCTTCGATGGAAAGAGAGTTTTCTGGGGCCCTTGGAGGTCCAACAGTGAGCACCCCTAACAGCAAGGAGACCTCCCCTAGTCGCTCCCTCAGTG CCAACTCCATTAAAGTGGAGCTGTACAGTGATGAAGACCCAGGTCGCAGTACTGAAGATGAAAGAGTGGAGCGGGTAGACGAAGGATGTCTAGAGCAGGGATCTGAAGCTGTCGGAGGCTACAGGGAGCTCACCAATCCTGAAACCATGCAAGCTGGAGCCACCAGACTGCCTAATGGAAAGCTCAAGTGTGACATCTGTGGAATGATCTGCATTGGGCCTAATGTTCTCATGGTGCACAAACGCAGCCATACAG GTGAGCGACCATTCCAGTGTAATCAGTGTGGCGCCTCCTTTACTCAAAAGGGTAACCTGCTCCGCCACATCAAGCTGCACTCAGGGGAGAAGCCCTTTAAATGTCCGTTCTGCAGCTATGCCTGTCGAAGACGAGATGCGCTCACTGGCCACCTTCGCACTCATGCAG TCTCCTCTCCAACTGTAGGAAAGCCGTATAAGTGCAGTTATTGTGGCCGTAGTTACAAGCAGCAGAGCACCCTGGAGGAGCACCGTGAGCGCTGCCACAGCTACTTACAGAGTCTGGAGTCACAGCAGCCATCCAGTGCACAGAATCCAG GACAGAAGAACATACGCCTTAACCTTGCAGATGCACCTTATGAGTTCACCGCTGGTTTGGATAAAGATGGAGAGATGAACGCAGGGGACCTTGAAACCCCGCACTTTACTGGTCTGGGAGGAGAATACGCAGGTGTAGCAGGtaatggaggaggaggggtgtcAGACACACTGAGGCCTCTACGCCTTCCCACCACTCACCCTTCATGTTTATCAGAACTCAGGCTGATCCACAGCTCCATTCACACCTCTGTCGCTCTAGGCCCGAGGCTGGATTGTACAGGGACTGGAGCTGGGCTGGGAGCTGCGGCTGTAGGGGGGAGGGAGGCAGCAGAGGGCCACGAAGACCTGCCTGCTGGTCGCAGTCACGCACCCTCACCTAACAATGGTTGCCAGGACTCTACAGACACAGAGAGCATGCCAGATGAGCCTTGCAACAGTACCGCTCCGACTCCAACCCTGCACAGTAACAACGGCCATCATCTTCAACACTCCAACAACCACCACCCAGCGCCTCATCCCGTTGCACCCCACAGGAGTCGGGACAGACGTAGTCCCAGCCACGCCAAAGACAGGGAGGTGGAAAGAGAGGATGGAGGCCACTCAGCCCTTCCAGCTCCTGTCCTCGCGCCAACTCCAAGCTCACCCACAGcgccctcctccacctccaggGAGGCGTTTCGGGTTGTAGACGGGGAAGGGCGAGCTGTGCGCTCTTTCCGTTGCGAGCACTGCCGTGTGCTTTTCCTGGACCATGTCATGTTTACCATCCACATGGGCTGCCACGGTTTTCGCCAGCCTTTTGAGTGTAACATCTGTGGCCACCGCAGTCAGGACCGCTATGAATTTTCTTCACACATCGTCCGCGGGGAGCACATCCTTGACTGA
- the LOC116041667 gene encoding zinc finger protein Eos isoform X3, whose protein sequence is MQAGATRLPNGKLKCDICGMICIGPNVLMVHKRSHTGERPFQCNQCGASFTQKGNLLRHIKLHSGEKPFKCPFCSYACRRRDALTGHLRTHAVSSPTVGKPYKCSYCGRSYKQQSTLEEHRERCHSYLQSLESQQPSSAQNPGEEMRELEFIPDSLLQPSSDKMAFIDRLTNSITKRKRSTPQKFVGQKNIRLNLADAPYEFTAGLDKDGEMNAGDLETPHFTGLGGEYAGVAGNGGGGVSDTLRPLRLPTTHPSCLSELRLIHSSIHTSVALGPRLDCTGTGAGLGAAAVGGREAAEGHEDLPAGRSHAPSPNNGCQDSTDTESMPDEPCNSTAPTPTLHSNNGHHLQHSNNHHPAPHPVAPHRSRDRRSPSHAKDREVEREDGGHSALPAPVLAPTPSSPTAPSSTSREAFRVVDGEGRAVRSFRCEHCRVLFLDHVMFTIHMGCHGFRQPFECNICGHRSQDRYEFSSHIVRGEHILD, encoded by the exons ATGCAAGCTGGAGCCACCAGACTGCCTAATGGAAAGCTCAAGTGTGACATCTGTGGAATGATCTGCATTGGGCCTAATGTTCTCATGGTGCACAAACGCAGCCATACAG GTGAGCGACCATTCCAGTGTAATCAGTGTGGCGCCTCCTTTACTCAAAAGGGTAACCTGCTCCGCCACATCAAGCTGCACTCAGGGGAGAAGCCCTTTAAATGTCCGTTCTGCAGCTATGCCTGTCGAAGACGAGATGCGCTCACTGGCCACCTTCGCACTCATGCAG TCTCCTCTCCAACTGTAGGAAAGCCGTATAAGTGCAGTTATTGTGGCCGTAGTTACAAGCAGCAGAGCACCCTGGAGGAGCACCGTGAGCGCTGCCACAGCTACTTACAGAGTCTGGAGTCACAGCAGCCATCCAGTGCACAGAATCCAG gagaggagatgagagagcTAGAGTTTATACCAGACTCTCTACTGCAACCCTCCTCAGACAAGATGGCATTTATTGATCGGCTCACCAACAGCATCACCAAACGCAAGAGATCCACACCACAAAAATTTGTAG GACAGAAGAACATACGCCTTAACCTTGCAGATGCACCTTATGAGTTCACCGCTGGTTTGGATAAAGATGGAGAGATGAACGCAGGGGACCTTGAAACCCCGCACTTTACTGGTCTGGGAGGAGAATACGCAGGTGTAGCAGGtaatggaggaggaggggtgtcAGACACACTGAGGCCTCTACGCCTTCCCACCACTCACCCTTCATGTTTATCAGAACTCAGGCTGATCCACAGCTCCATTCACACCTCTGTCGCTCTAGGCCCGAGGCTGGATTGTACAGGGACTGGAGCTGGGCTGGGAGCTGCGGCTGTAGGGGGGAGGGAGGCAGCAGAGGGCCACGAAGACCTGCCTGCTGGTCGCAGTCACGCACCCTCACCTAACAATGGTTGCCAGGACTCTACAGACACAGAGAGCATGCCAGATGAGCCTTGCAACAGTACCGCTCCGACTCCAACCCTGCACAGTAACAACGGCCATCATCTTCAACACTCCAACAACCACCACCCAGCGCCTCATCCCGTTGCACCCCACAGGAGTCGGGACAGACGTAGTCCCAGCCACGCCAAAGACAGGGAGGTGGAAAGAGAGGATGGAGGCCACTCAGCCCTTCCAGCTCCTGTCCTCGCGCCAACTCCAAGCTCACCCACAGcgccctcctccacctccaggGAGGCGTTTCGGGTTGTAGACGGGGAAGGGCGAGCTGTGCGCTCTTTCCGTTGCGAGCACTGCCGTGTGCTTTTCCTGGACCATGTCATGTTTACCATCCACATGGGCTGCCACGGTTTTCGCCAGCCTTTTGAGTGTAACATCTGTGGCCACCGCAGTCAGGACCGCTATGAATTTTCTTCACACATCGTCCGCGGGGAGCACATCCTTGACTGA